A stretch of DNA from Macrotis lagotis isolate mMagLag1 chromosome X, bilby.v1.9.chrom.fasta, whole genome shotgun sequence:
TGCAGCCCACTGTAAAGAGCAGGCGGTCGCTTTGCCTGGCTGCCTACTGAGGCAGCGACTTTTCTGTGACACCTCCTTATTCTGCTTCTTTCCCACAAAGAGAAGCTGCTTAGAAGCGTTGCTTTCTGGCGGCTCCTAAACTTTAGGGAAATCGCTCTCCCCGCTTCCTTCCAGCCCCAGCTCGGCCCCTCCCCAAAGCCGAGCTGGGGCTTCCCGAGGTGGCTTTCAAtggggtggggggttgggggaatcCCTTCGGCCAGCACCCTGGTTCTCCAACACAAAAGCCCTTGGAAgtcgtctgtctgtctgtctctctgtctgtctctctctctctctctctctctctctctctctctccctttctctttctctgtctctctctttcacacatatgtatacatacagagACAGGCATATCTGGCAGCACCAACATTACCTCTCCaataccctctctctctctctctctctctctctctctctctctctctttcacacataCGTATACATACAGAGACAGGCATATCTGACAGCAGCAATATCTCTCCAACACCTCCccaatctctgtctctgtctctgtctctctgtctctgtctctgtgtgtgtgtgtgtgtgtgtgtgtgtgtatgtgtgtatctctgtctctgtctctcacacataCGTATACATAGAGACTGGCATATCTGGCAGCACCATTAcctctccaacccccccccccccctctctctctccctctccctctccctctccctctctctctctctataactctctgtctgtctctgtctctctctgtctctgtctccgtctctctctctctgtctctctgtctctgtctgtctccgtctctgtctGTCACACACACAGGCATCTCAGGCAGCACCAACATCACCTCTCCAACATCCCGCATCTCTGtgtccccctccccctgccctccccccccccccacttctgccTGGGGAATCTGGGAGGAGACATCCTAGGGCTGCCCAAGCCACTCCCCCAAGCCTGGGCTGTGGTGTGGAGGTGCTGACTGGCGGGTGGAGGCGGCAGAGGCGAGGTGCGGGGAACCTGGGCGGCTGGGCGGCTGGGCTGGCCGCCTTctggccgccccccccccccccccccccccggcccgggACCGGCGCGGCGCCGGCTGCCAGGAGTTGGAGGGCAAGCAGCGCGCGGAGCGGCTCCGGAGCGCCTCGGGCCAGCCGCTCGCCGGGAAGAGGGGGCAGCGCTAGAGGGCTCCCCCCCGGGGCTCCCCCGGGGCTCCCCGCGGCCCCGACCGCcatccgcccccccccccaccccgcagCCCCGTTCCCGGGCGTGacgtcaccccccccccccccagctcggTCCGCGGGAGCCTGCCCCGGCCTCGCCGATTCTGAGCTCTCGGCGCCCAGACAGCCGCCGCGGCCAGCCGGGGGGGAGGGGGTCGCCGCAGCCCGGCAGCGCCCCcggcgccccccgcgccccgcaCCCGCACGGCCGGCCGGGCGCCGGGCGGCCAAACTTCCCGCGGCTCCGCCGCTCGCCTCGCCCCCCTACCCCGggcccaccccccaccccccgccctCGCCCCGGCCAAGCCCACCGTTGGGTGCGCGGGGAGCGGCGGCGTCCCCCGGCGGCCTCGCCCCCCTCGCTGCTTCCAGTCGCCCCCGAGATGCCCAAGTCCGGGGCCGCCGCCGAGGAGGGGCGCCTCCTCTGCTCCTGCTGTGTGAGTACCGCAGCCCTTTCCCTTGCGCGGTCCTTCCCCCTtggccctcccccccccccccccgcacccTTCCCATcactccccttccccacccccttgcGCAGGAGGGGAGAGCCAGGGAAAGAGAGAAGTGGAGCTAttccggccgccgccgccgccgccgccgctccgaCACCGAGCAGCCGGCTGGCCGccggcccccgccccctcccccgaggaagaggaggaggagggtcaGTAAGCCGCCTCGGTTACTAATGACTCGGCTGGCAGCGGGGAGCCGAGGGGAATCAGGTGCATGGCCGTGCGGTGCGGGGAGGGCGGCTTGGCGGGCGGCCGGGCTGCCGGGCGGAGTGCGGGGCCAGCAAATAGCTTGGCAAGGCGGTGGTTCCAGGGAGATCGTGTAGGCTGCCCGCGCTCCCTCCCCCCCGCCACCCCGGCCCCGCATCCACCTcttcctccccgccccccccccccgtcctgGTCATTTTAATCGGGCTCCTTGTTTCtctctcccacccaccccccccccccgatcctgccccactcctcctcctcctcctctcccccccttctcccctccccttccaacCCCCCTTCTTAAAGGCTCGCCTGTAGGTGCCGGAGCCAGCCCGCCTGTTCCTAAAGATGCTGAAGGGTGTCTGGTGGCTGAGCGTGTTCAGCGTGGCCGGGATCCTCCCGACGGAGAGCCGCAAAGCCGGCAAAGACATCTGTAAGGGCCGCTGCCTCTGCGAGGACAAGGAGAATGTGCTGAGCATCAACTGCGAAAACAAAGGCTTCACCACGGTCGGCCTGCTGCAGCCCCCCCAGTCCCGCATCTACCAGCTCTTCCTCAATGGCAACCTCCTGACCCGGCTGTCCGCCAACGACTTCGTCAACTACTCCCACGCCGTGACCCTGCACCTGGGGAACAACGAGCTGCAGGAGATCCGCAGCGGGGCGTTCAGCGGCCTCAAGACCCTCAAGCGCCTGCACCTCAACAACAACAAGCTGGAGGTTTTGCGGGAGGACACGTTCCTGGGCCTGGACAGCCTGGAGTACCTGCAGGCCGACTACAACTACATCAGCGCCATCGAGGCGGGCGCCTTCAGCAAGCTGAACAAGCTGAAGGTGCTGATCCTCAACGACAACCTCCTGCTGTCGCTCCCCACCAACGTGTTCCGCTTCGTGCTGCTCACCCACTTGGACCTGCGGGGCAACCGGCTGAAGATGATGCCCTTTGCCGGCGTCCTGGAGCACATCGGGGGCATCATGGAGATCCAGCTGGAGGAAAACCCGTGGAACTGCACCTGCGACCTCCTGCCGCTCAAGGCTTGGCTCGACACCATCACCGTGTTCGTGGGCGAGATCGTCTGCGAGACCCCCTTCCGCCTGCACGGCAAGGACGTGACTCAGCTGACCCGGCAGGACCTCTGCCCCAGGAGGAGCGCCGGCGAGCCGGGGCCCAGAGGCGGCGCCCCCTCCTTGGCCGACCCCCCGGCGCAGAGGCCGGCCGCCCAAGACCCGGAGCAGGCCGACGCCCCGGCTCACCGTGTCCAAAGACAGGCAGAGCTTCGGCCCCATCATGGTCTACCAGACCAAGTCGCCGGTGCCCCCGACCTGCCCCAGCGGCTGCGTCTGCACCTCCCAGAGCTCGGACAACGGGCTGAACGTCAACTGCCAGGAGAGGAAGTTCACCAACATCTCGGCCCTCCGGCCCAGACCCAGCAGCCCCAAGAAGCTCTACCTGACCGGCAACTACCTGCAGACCGTCTACAAGAGCGACCTGGCCGAGTACGGCTCCCTGGACCTCCTGCACCTGGGCAACAACCGCATCGCCGTGATCCAGGAGGGCGCCTTCGCCAACCTCACGAGCCTGCGCAGGCTCTACCTGAACGGCAACTACCTGGAGGTGCTGCGGCCCTCCATGTTCCGGGGGCTGCAGAGCCTGCA
This window harbors:
- the SLITRK2 gene encoding LOW QUALITY PROTEIN: SLIT and NTRK-like protein 2 (The sequence of the model RefSeq protein was modified relative to this genomic sequence to represent the inferred CDS: inserted 2 bases in 1 codon), which codes for MLKGVWWLSVFSVAGILPTESRKAGKDICKGRCLCEDKENVLSINCENKGFTTVGLLQPPQSRIYQLFLNGNLLTRLSANDFVNYSHAVTLHLGNNELQEIRSGAFSGLKTLKRLHLNNNKLEVLREDTFLGLDSLEYLQADYNYISAIEAGAFSKLNKLKVLILNDNLLLSLPTNVFRFVLLTHLDLRGNRLKMMPFAGVLEHIGGIMEIQLEENPWNCTCDLLPLKAWLDTITVFVGEIVCETPFRLHGKDVTQLTRQDLCPRRSAGEPGPRGGAPSLADPPAQRXRPPKTRSRPTPRLTVSKDRQSFGPIMVYQTKSPVPPTCPSGCVCTSQSSDNGLNVNCQERKFTNISALRPRPSSPKKLYLTGNYLQTVYKSDLAEYGSLDLLHLGNNRIAVIQEGAFANLTSLRRLYLNGNYLEVLRPSMFRGLQSLQYLYLEYNIIKEIQPAAFDALASLQLLFLNNNLLRSLPDNVFGGTALTRLNLRNNHFSHLPVRGVLDQLPAFIQIDLQENPWDCTCDIMGLKDWTEHANSPVIINEITCESPAQHAGEILKFLGRESICPEQPDFSSMSQNTATPRPPSAAPSSYPELHAEVPLSVLILGLLVVFILSVCFGAGLFVFVLKRRKGVPSGPSAASNLDVGSFQLQYGSYNADAADKTEGHVYNYIPPPVGQMCQNPIYMQKEGDPVAYYRNLQEFSYGNLEPKKEGPSPLAYTISAAELLEKPASAPREPELLYQNLAERGKELPSAGGPHYNFCTLPKRHFAPSYESRRQNQDRLNKTVLYGTPRKYFADQSKPEHPLLQAKHQTEPDYLEVLEKQTAISQL